One window of Amaranthus tricolor cultivar Red isolate AtriRed21 chromosome 11, ASM2621246v1, whole genome shotgun sequence genomic DNA carries:
- the LOC130826945 gene encoding ATP-dependent zinc metalloprotease FTSH 10, mitochondrial-like — translation MIFYKVGRSVSRFSRSKNIINGCYKGRSAFLDESLLRASYFNSAVKGIDSNLGFLRNYVASAGAKNKKYMFDMRYVFANPRFCRFFSSEAPKKKNYENFYPKKKKKIPKSEEQKSESKEESNTNTEDQGNFQETLMKQFQSILTPLLTIGLLLSTFSFSPREEQQISFQEFKNKLLEPGLVDHIVVSNKSVAKVYVRSSQRDQTNNDVSSAPTRGRSGQYKYYFTIGSVESFEEKLEEAQEALGIDPHDYVPVTYMNEMVWYQELMRLAPALLLLGSLLYLGRKMQGGLGVGGPGGKGARGIFNIGKAHITKVDKNAKSKVYFKDVAGCDEAKQEIMEFVHFLKNPKKYEELGAKIPKGALLVGPPGTGKTLLAKATAGESGVPFLSISGSDFMEMFVGVGPSRVRNLFQEARQCAPSIVFIDEIDAIGRARGRGGFSGSNDERESTLNQLLVEMDGFGTTSGVVVLAGSNRPDILDKALLRPGRFDRQITIDKPDIKGREQIFQIYLKMIKLDHEPSYYSERLAALTPGFAGADIANVCNEAALIAARNEGTVVNMEHFEAAIDRVIGGLEKRNKVISKLERRTVAYHESGHAVAGWFLEHAEPLLKVTIVPRGTAALGFAQYVPNENLLMTKEQLFDMTCMTLGGRAAEQVLIGKISTGAQNDLEKVTKMTYAQVAVYGFSDKVGLLSFPQREDGFEMTKPYSNKTGAIIDEEVREWVTKAYKHTVELIEEHKEQVAEIAELLLEKEVLHQEDLVRVLGERPFKSAELTNYDRFKQGFQESEKGEASEKRSSKDEVGSSPLMLDVVPT, via the exons atgatattttataaaGTGGGTCGTTCGGTATCTCGTTTTTCTCGATCAAAG AATATCATCAATGGATGTTACAAGGGAAGATCAGCTTTTTTGGATGAGAGTTTATTGAGAGCTTCATATTTTAATTCCGCTGTAAAAGGGATTGATtctaatttagggtttttgaggAATTATGTGGCTTCTGCTGGAGCCAAGAATAAAAAGTATATGTTTGACATGAGATATGTGTTTGCAAATCCTAGATTTTGTAGGTTTTTCTCCAGTGAAGCACCTAAGAAAAAGA ATTATGAGAACTTTTATcccaagaagaagaagaagatcccCAAATCTGAGGAGCAGAAATCCGAGTCGAAAG AGGAATCAAACACAAATACCGAAGATCAAGGAAATTTTCAAGAAACCTTAATGAAGCAGTTCCAAAGTATACTCACTCCCCTCCTAACGATCGGACTTTTGCTTTCAACATTTTCCTTTAGTCCTCGTGAGGAGCAGCAG ATTAGTTTCCAAgaattcaaaaataagcttctaGAACCTGGTCTGGTTGATCATATTGTTGTTTCCAATAAATCAGTTGCTAAAGTTTATGTAAGGAGTTCACAACGGGATCAAACAAACAACGATGTCAGTAGTGCTCCTACGAGAGGGCGCTCAGGCCAGTACAAGTATTATTTTACAATTGGAAGTGTTGAATCCTTTGAAGAAAAGTTGGAGGAAGCGCAGGAAGCCTTGGGTATTGACCCCCATGATTATGTTCCTGTAACATATATGAATGAAATGGTGTGGTATCAGGAGTTAATGAGATTAGCTCCCGCACTTTTACTTCTCGGATCACTTTTATACTTGGGTAGGAAGATGCAAGGTGGCCTAGGTGTTGGTGGCCCAGGTGGAAAAGGAGCTCGAGGAATTTTCAACATTGGAAAAGCCCATATCACAAAAGTGGATAAGAATGCAAAGAGCAAG GTGTACTTTAAAGACGTTGCTGGCTGTGATGAGGCAAAGCAAGAAATTATGGAGTTCGTACACTTCCTTAAGAATCCAAAGAAGTATGAAGAATTGGGTGCAAAAATTCCTAAAGGTGCTCTCTTAGTTGGTCCACCAGGGACTGGAAAAACACTCTTAGCTAAGGCAACTGCTGGGGAATCTGGTGTACCCTTCCTTTCTATATCAGGTTCAGATTTTATGGAGATGTTTGTTGGTGTTGGGCCATCCAGGGTGAGAAACCTTTTCCAGGAAGCAAGACAATGTGCTCCTAGCATTGTTTTCATTGATGAGATTGATGCCATTGGACGTGCAAGAGGACGTGGTGGATTTTCTGGTTCAAATGATGAGCGAGAAAGCACTCTCAATCAGCTGCTTGTTGAAATGGATGGTTTTGGAACTACCTCTGGAGTGGTGGTCCTTGCTGGCTCAAATAGGCCAGATATTCTGGATAAGGCTTTGTTGAGACCTGGTCGATTTGATCGCCAGATCACCATTGACAAGCCTGATATCAAAGGTCGTGAACAAATCTTTCAGATATATTTGAAAATGATCAAACTTGATCATGAGCCATCATACTACTCAGAGAGGCTTGCAGCACTCACTCCTGGGTTTGCTGGTGCCGACATAGCAAATGTTTGTAATGAAGCTGCGTTAATAGCTGCAAGGAATGAGGGGACAGTGGTTAATATGGAACATTTTGAAGCAGCCATAGATAGAGTTATTGGTGGCTTAGAGAAGAGAAACAAG GTAATAAGCAAGTTGGAAAGACGAACTGTTGCTTATCATGAATCAGGTCATGCTGTTGCTGGATGGTTCCTCGAACATGCTGAACCACTATTGAAAGTCACAATTGTTCCTCGTGGCACAGCTGCTCTAGGATTTGCGCAGTATGTTCCAAATGAAAATCTTCTTATGACTAAAGAGCAGCTTTTTGACATGACTTGCATGACATTGGGTGGTCGAGCTGCTGAACAG GTTCTGATTGGTAAAATCTCAACTGGAGCTCAGAATGACCTGGAAAAGGTGACGAAAATGACATACGCCCAAGTTGCAGTATATGGGTTCAGTGACAAAGTGGGTCTCCTCTCATTTCCCCAAAGGGAGGATGGTTTTGAAATGACAAAGCCGTACAGCAACAAGACTGGTGCTATCATCGACGAAGAGGTAAGAGAGTGGGTTACCAAAGCATACAAGCATACTGTAGAATTGATCGAGGAACACAAGGAGCAGGTTGCTGAAATAGCGGAATTACTGCTTGAAAAAGAAGTCCTCCATCAAGAAGACTTGGTTCGAGTTCTTGGTGAGAGGCCTTTCAAATCAGCCGAGCTCACAAACTACGATAGATTCAAACAAGGTTTTCAAGAAAGTGAGAAGGGTGAGGCTTCTGAGAAACGGTCGTCAAAGGATGAGGTTGGTTCATCACCACTTATGCTGGATGTAGTCCCAACATAG